The following proteins come from a genomic window of Gemmatimonadota bacterium:
- a CDS encoding NAD(+)/NADH kinase has translation MSSGVVRTIGVVGHPRYAGMSSVVGELGAFVRERGLALQAEPELADLLPGADAIRPGEIDLLVTLGGDGTLLRGARLVAGTDTLLLGVNLGHLGFLTSASPEHLRPALDAVLSDEYWLDERGTLEAVVEGHPATFTALNDVVLHLSGMARLIRLALYVGTGEQREHIGSYSADGLVLATPTGSTAYSLSAGGPIVAPGMECILATPINPHSLTIRPLVVPASSVVSVELLPPQEVAALTVDGQESAEVPAGVPVVVRRGSASVRLVRFPGQSFFQTLRRKLHWAIPQRPEDGADPPAMASPAPAPDGDA, from the coding sequence GTGAGCAGCGGGGTCGTGCGCACCATTGGCGTGGTGGGACACCCGCGCTACGCGGGCATGTCCTCGGTGGTAGGGGAGCTGGGCGCGTTCGTGCGGGAGCGAGGCCTGGCCCTACAGGCGGAGCCGGAGTTGGCCGACCTGCTACCCGGCGCGGACGCCATCCGGCCCGGCGAGATCGACCTCCTCGTCACCCTGGGAGGCGACGGCACGCTGCTGCGCGGCGCCAGGCTCGTCGCCGGCACCGATACGCTGCTTCTCGGGGTGAACCTGGGACACCTGGGGTTCCTCACGTCGGCGTCCCCGGAGCACCTTCGGCCGGCGCTCGACGCGGTGCTTTCGGACGAGTATTGGCTGGACGAGCGGGGCACCCTGGAGGCCGTGGTGGAGGGACACCCGGCTACCTTCACGGCGCTGAACGACGTCGTCCTGCACCTCTCCGGAATGGCCCGCTTGATCCGGCTGGCGCTGTACGTTGGCACGGGTGAGCAGAGGGAGCACATCGGCTCCTACAGCGCCGACGGGCTCGTGCTCGCCACCCCCACGGGCTCGACCGCCTACTCGCTGTCGGCGGGGGGGCCGATCGTGGCTCCGGGTATGGAGTGCATCCTGGCTACGCCCATCAACCCGCACTCGTTGACCATCCGGCCGCTGGTCGTGCCGGCCTCGAGCGTGGTGTCGGTGGAGCTGCTGCCGCCCCAGGAGGTGGCCGCCCTGACCGTGGATGGGCAGGAGAGCGCCGAGGTTCCAGCGGGCGTCCCCGTCGTGGTGCGGCGGGGGTCGGCGTCGGTACGACTCGTCCGCTTTCCGGGCCAGAGCTTCTTCCAGACGCTACGGCGCAAGCTGCACTGGGCCATCCCTCAGCGCCCCGAAGACGGCGCCGACCCACCGGCCATGGCGTCGCCCGCGCCGGCACCGGATGGTGACGCGTGA